One Sinorhizobium mexicanum genomic region harbors:
- a CDS encoding TetR/AcrR family transcriptional regulator codes for MTERMPARERLLNAAAELFYREGVGATGIDAITAHAGVAKMSLYNNFSSKADLVNAYMQRRLDEWRDVYQERLRSATTPQERILAVFDSYVDHAALAYAWGFRGCGLLNAAAELPVGDPGRAVVAVQKEEVERLFREHLLEMQPAAGSAIDETAQHLSFLLEGAMSRAGLDGHDARLKTARKIATSVLDQF; via the coding sequence ATGACCGAGAGAATGCCTGCCAGGGAGCGCCTGCTGAATGCAGCAGCGGAGCTGTTCTACCGCGAGGGGGTGGGAGCGACGGGCATCGATGCGATCACCGCCCATGCGGGCGTCGCGAAAATGAGCCTCTACAACAATTTTTCGTCTAAGGCCGATCTCGTCAATGCGTATATGCAGCGACGTCTCGATGAGTGGCGGGACGTCTATCAGGAGCGGCTGAGGAGCGCGACGACGCCGCAGGAGCGTATCCTGGCGGTGTTCGACTCCTATGTGGACCATGCGGCCCTTGCCTATGCGTGGGGGTTTCGAGGCTGCGGGCTCCTCAACGCCGCCGCGGAGCTTCCCGTCGGCGACCCCGGCCGGGCAGTGGTCGCGGTCCAGAAGGAAGAGGTGGAGCGGCTGTTCAGGGAACACCTCCTCGAGATGCAACCGGCAGCCGGCTCAGCCATCGACGAGACGGCGCAACACCTGTCTTTTCTGCTCGAGGGCGCGATGTCGCGCGCGGGCCTCGACGGGCATGACGCACGGCTGAAAACCGCGCGCAAGATCGCAACCTCGGTCTTGGACCAGTTCTGA
- a CDS encoding arginase family protein, protein MLTGKSETMTIDPKKVLRLNLPQWQGGDHPDYRIGARVLAAIAPEPLGPEETVAVPEAHDDVRPADQGIVSRQPLLDLAAAAMSAIRRHSPDAVVTLGGDCLVNLAPVAYLNERYGDDLAVLWVDAHPDVMGAGQFRNAHAHVLAMLMGIGDPDFVAAVPKPVQARQILYVGLTETTPFETDFIAKHGLARLSPEDLAGSAEPVLDWLRAAGAKKVAVHFDLDVLDPTLYDFLLLQDPAAKPNTYEGVAKGRMRFEEVARILTAVDAEADVVGLAIAEYMPWSAIQLSKSLQTLPLLGKR, encoded by the coding sequence ATGCTGACAGGAAAGAGTGAGACGATGACAATCGATCCGAAGAAGGTTCTGCGCCTGAACCTGCCTCAATGGCAGGGCGGCGACCACCCCGATTACAGAATAGGCGCGCGCGTTCTTGCCGCCATAGCCCCCGAGCCGCTCGGACCGGAAGAGACGGTTGCGGTGCCCGAAGCCCATGACGATGTTCGGCCGGCCGATCAAGGCATCGTTTCCCGCCAACCGCTTCTGGATCTCGCTGCGGCGGCCATGTCGGCCATCCGCCGACACAGTCCCGATGCTGTCGTCACGCTCGGAGGCGACTGCCTCGTGAATCTCGCGCCGGTTGCCTATCTCAACGAGCGCTATGGCGACGATCTGGCGGTTCTGTGGGTGGATGCGCACCCCGACGTGATGGGGGCAGGGCAGTTCCGAAATGCCCATGCGCATGTGCTCGCCATGCTGATGGGGATAGGCGATCCCGATTTTGTGGCCGCTGTCCCGAAGCCGGTGCAAGCGCGCCAGATCCTCTATGTCGGTCTGACCGAAACCACGCCGTTCGAAACAGACTTCATTGCCAAGCATGGACTGGCGCGTCTCAGCCCGGAAGACCTGGCAGGCTCGGCCGAGCCCGTCCTTGACTGGCTGCGCGCTGCCGGCGCGAAGAAGGTCGCGGTGCATTTCGACCTGGATGTGCTCGATCCCACGCTCTACGACTTCCTCCTTCTCCAGGATCCCGCGGCCAAGCCGAATACCTACGAAGGCGTCGCCAAAGGGCGCATGCGCTTCGAGGAGGTAGCAAGGATCCTCACGGCCGTGGATGCCGAAGCCGACGTCGTCGGGCTGGCGATCGCCGAATACATGCCGTGGAGCGCGATCCAACTGTCGAAGTCGCTGCAGACACTTCCGCTCCTGGGAAAGCGATAG
- a CDS encoding LysR family transcriptional regulator, producing MNQLLAMRAFVRVVESGSFRGAANQLLVPRSTVSKLVTDLEKHLGTRLMHRTTRSVVVTPEGEEYYRYAARLVAEVDEADSAVRGKKVTPRGHLRIESHPTFAQNVLIPHLPDFHRQYPQISIALGIGNRTANIIGEGVDCAIRAGDIGDESLVARHLFDAEFATCASPAYLERMGLPASPEDLDDKHVKVGFFSHADGRMKPLVFTKPDRRYVVSDLQFSANEDNGQIAMMLAGMGIGQNLRPFLLPYLQSGQLVEVLGEWSHPPLPFHVVYASGRHQSARLKVFIQWLVERFGKTNRPRVSSGARLNA from the coding sequence ATGAACCAGTTGCTTGCGATGCGAGCCTTTGTGCGGGTCGTTGAATCCGGTTCTTTCCGGGGCGCTGCCAACCAGCTTCTGGTGCCGCGCTCGACAGTCAGCAAACTTGTGACGGATCTCGAAAAGCATCTCGGGACAAGGCTGATGCACAGGACCACGCGCAGCGTCGTGGTGACCCCGGAAGGCGAGGAATATTATCGATATGCGGCGCGCCTGGTCGCGGAGGTCGACGAGGCCGACAGCGCCGTGCGCGGCAAGAAGGTGACGCCCAGGGGCCATCTTCGCATCGAATCTCACCCGACCTTCGCGCAGAATGTTCTGATCCCCCATCTCCCGGATTTCCATCGGCAATATCCGCAGATTTCCATCGCGTTGGGCATTGGCAACCGAACTGCAAACATCATCGGGGAAGGCGTCGACTGCGCCATCCGCGCCGGCGACATCGGCGACGAGTCGCTCGTCGCAAGACATTTGTTCGATGCCGAGTTCGCCACATGTGCGTCGCCGGCCTACCTGGAGCGGATGGGGTTGCCCGCGTCTCCCGAAGATCTCGACGACAAACACGTCAAGGTCGGCTTTTTCTCACACGCCGACGGCAGGATGAAGCCTCTGGTCTTCACCAAACCGGACCGCAGATACGTCGTCAGCGATCTGCAGTTCTCGGCCAATGAAGACAATGGCCAGATTGCAATGATGCTGGCCGGGATGGGGATAGGCCAAAACCTGAGACCGTTCCTGCTGCCCTATCTGCAGTCGGGGCAACTGGTCGAGGTCCTCGGCGAATGGAGCCACCCGCCCCTGCCCTTCCATGTCGTTTATGCCTCGGGCAGGCATCAGAGCGCCCGGCTGAAGGTCTTCATCCAGTGGCTCGTCGAGCGCTTCGGAAAGACCAACAGACCTCGCGTATCCAGCGGCGCCAGGCTAAATGCCTGA
- a CDS encoding DUF3095 family protein, translated as MTDSRAEPPQAYGEFSLVLDPSIYEPLPDDWLVGITDVVGSTSAIRSGRYEDVNYAGASIIAALGNAWGAFDFPFVFRGDGAAFALPPEGFMVATSALRQVAAFAKTNLGLNLRIGLLPVGEIRAGGRDVRVARYAASESATYAMFSGGGLKWAEERIKKGRYLVKPGRYTTKPDLTGLTCEWTPFASQQGEILSLLVEPFEHTSPEVFAALARQVLAVFNAASRQSHPVPQDMGIPKNKATYVDPKMWAEVAFNSDFRKYDDGLRLTLDCTAEQIEAVEAILVAARARGEVNFGLHRQSHALMTCLVPSDRPDSHLHFLDGMDGGYAKAAEMMEAKGLSAASLR; from the coding sequence ATGACCGACAGCCGCGCAGAGCCACCGCAAGCCTACGGCGAGTTTTCGCTTGTGCTCGATCCGTCGATCTACGAGCCACTGCCAGATGATTGGCTGGTCGGGATAACAGATGTTGTCGGCTCGACGTCGGCGATCCGCTCCGGGCGCTACGAAGACGTCAACTACGCCGGCGCGTCGATCATTGCCGCGCTCGGCAACGCCTGGGGCGCCTTCGATTTCCCCTTCGTGTTTCGTGGCGACGGCGCTGCATTTGCCTTGCCGCCAGAAGGCTTCATGGTCGCCACGTCGGCTTTGCGACAGGTCGCGGCCTTTGCCAAGACCAATCTTGGTCTCAATCTTCGAATTGGCTTGCTGCCTGTCGGCGAAATCCGCGCCGGCGGGCGGGACGTGCGCGTCGCACGATACGCGGCCTCGGAAAGCGCCACCTATGCGATGTTTTCGGGCGGTGGGCTCAAATGGGCGGAAGAGCGCATCAAGAAGGGGCGGTACCTGGTCAAGCCGGGCAGGTACACGACGAAACCGGATCTGACCGGGCTCACGTGCGAATGGACGCCGTTCGCGAGCCAGCAGGGCGAGATCCTCTCGCTGCTGGTCGAGCCCTTTGAGCATACGAGCCCAGAGGTCTTTGCGGCGCTCGCCAGGCAGGTACTGGCGGTCTTCAACGCCGCATCGCGGCAGTCCCATCCGGTGCCGCAGGACATGGGCATTCCCAAGAACAAGGCCACCTACGTCGATCCGAAAATGTGGGCGGAGGTCGCCTTCAACTCCGACTTCCGCAAATACGACGATGGTTTGCGCCTGACGCTCGACTGCACGGCCGAACAGATCGAAGCGGTCGAAGCCATCCTTGTCGCGGCAAGGGCGCGTGGCGAGGTCAACTTCGGACTGCATCGCCAGTCTCACGCGCTGATGACCTGCCTCGTGCCGTCCGATCGGCCGGATTCGCATCTGCACTTCCTCGACGGCATGGACGGCGGCTACGCCAAGGCAGCCGAAATGATGGAGGCAAAGGGGCTTTCCGCCGCGTCATTACGTTAG